From Coffea arabica cultivar ET-39 chromosome 2e, Coffea Arabica ET-39 HiFi, whole genome shotgun sequence, the proteins below share one genomic window:
- the LOC113731370 gene encoding kinesin-like protein KIN-12D isoform X3: MLRDLKFLRRNTGKDSSIEDAENVPLNPKDSLVPQIGSDSSSRPPLNVIQEPAQVLKGGLDQEMSVRASKTDRTPTKSTKATTSVHLRTPEKQGKNRFGWAQKSESSSNAAEMKGDGNGNTRTVANVVTPRSTRTMGRANNSSYSECNSTQSTPTKSVSKPQNPGFCLASGSRPPPSGGARMSNFAALSKGIPISCNSVTVVNSVEVPHFEPKEDPSFWLEHNVQVLIRVRPLSNAEKSTHGYSRCLKQESAQTITWIGQPETRFTFDHVACESIDQETLFRLVGLSMVENCLSGYNSCMFAYGQTGSGKTHTMLGDIDELEIKPSLNRGMTPRIFEFLFARIRAEQESRKDEKLRYHCKCSFLEIYNEQISDLLDPSSTNLQLREDIKKGVYVENLSEFEVQTVGDILRLLRQGSSNRKVAATNMNRESSRSHSVFTCEIESSWEKDSTCNFRFARLNLVDLAGSERQKTSGAEGERLKEAANINKSLSTLGHVIMVLVDVANGRPRHIPYRDSRLTFLLQDSLGGNSKTMIIANVSPSICSAAETLNTLKFAQRAKLIQNNAVVNEDTSGDVVTLQNQIRLLKEELSVLKHQNVSRALTFGPLMVNNTHEDGSSCYEEAFEIDQQSYLLDKDKGSLRLSTKQFKSLETTLAGALRREQMAEISIKQLEAEIEQLNRLVRQREEDTRCTKMMLKFREDKIQRLESLLGGLMPTDAYLLEENRELSNEVQLLRAKVEKNPEVTRFALENIRLLEQLRRFQDFYEEGEREMLSAEVSELRDQLIFSLDGTLKQLNHLDMSMLPNQGIDVPEENDSVHEELKRTLCELEECRTNLNRCLEYNAKLSREVEDLHSSLSISRSGAEEQDGNIKVIKESITEAPSFHNEPIEAAQKVKKETWPGNMNEQIEEVLDLQLELDILKVILKEERSYRQQAETRAQSLNRDLSLSKEKVLLITKQCDAVEEELKEAKSIIEALESQQILVINELEELRNANTQNVETLHKQKLELSTLKEQTGCQDFKNLPSTTHNEDCSLEEKLNKMHASLEKANRLNKWYQSDRAFQASNEEQMDEVRRQVEAETAEVIVCLQEELYLLQQEVQAGNEKEMETKESLAVLQTEIKELQEKLSLMTQENTKLSKLLENKENELAQLSGEWDLLTNEIEAVLQGGHESLKDASDQLTTISSSFPQKSSWISAQFGRMAKHIFEKELLIEELNHYLDVASSKRNEMECMLSSLRGAALVMTEVHQQECSRKDKEIIQLSSQLTAESSTILELNNRIKHVEDHLRNASTCATVAFVIVNRLSELNSNHLDALKHLDKQLKELVETNTNKDCVIQSQASIIGEAEKQVQSLKKDLEGLKASCSDLSLKLSEEQKCGNALRLELEDYEEKTILKTGEKLTEFKNGVSEVRSYMKEYVETIGSFGGHDSTETSTCFSVNENDDKRTGMETKEAFKYMNSCADGDIIFKSPGCFADLGNNRSGENILECQNTLKDVNNKDATIMLLKKEIESALESLNGVQAEMSKLRDEKDKFYTSEKEIQRGIECIVNQVVLLQNAMDYFEEESKFRIDSLEFKLHGLEEIVQHSCNSWIKQKELLEAELGDARAVSTQKDTEASCILAKFEEVQDTMKDADIMINELMIANETLKLEVKELRKKEVSLICDSDSLIRQVQSLQIINDQKNCHLEEVERQLKSDFETMKSSVMEMELVFSQVQTASIKDCLSVASDCLSMRSYFHDSIKLMSSCLEDIWSEIIIKDSAVSVLHLCHLGILLETVTGLNAENGLLSRGFGESNAVISELREQNIKSRRELESCRSLEGKLLADIKNSFDRISRKEDETGELSIKLTTFEQKIMDLQFQEELMLQRSNHMGSELAVLMKELDLSNQNVLASFLDRERLLKKQEEVFRSQQDNFIMEMSARDFEFLIMSLQLEQVTAIKADIEKEQQSSIEVLETFKEDMIFQVINARVTESILLETEEEHSSLQKEFEVAGKELQAMLSELDKRNATISQMEDFNRTLLLDAQSLNEVASLNDKLKGELDEEMEAKKILSFQVEKLNAECQKLIVDKKVIEAALELSSGEISTLQQQNQTLQSNIVLLEATSLQLQNELQMNNSELSKFHSVDEMEKSTRGDIAKLKAENSLLLQELEEKKAELISSLREKNILDVENKKLEDFISSLENQTAKLQIDMDEARAEVNELRLSQSVVKDVIKTKSQDLQIQVARVKALQEEKALLRGELRDYMSKEREYLNASSSKFVRCVDSVEYLHAAGNNICSLSSKETLLLDDMFQELCVEFGKISRFLEDFENLENLTKELASETASLETELLRKDEILGGLLFDMSLLQESASNSMDHKDEIEALLGSISSLEDELQLKSDNLNEAVARGQELEAQLQEKMRIISCLELDIAKEHKAVRSLKSENLELIASIEDALEAKKSMEEELVERRKVSENLETEVAEMGIALAEMNIMIESLKCNLNDVTVERDDLHGEMLVLKKGLEMARISAEENGALAAEAQEMAEISKVNVEGKEQEVKLLERSVEELECTVNVLENKVEILKGEAERQRLQREELEMELQAIRQQMHSVKSCDSDMKRKLDEKEKILEEALQRIQILEREIAAKDAEISRCRGHISELNLHAEAQASEYKQKFKVLEAMLEQVKQDVPAIHASANKLEKNASKSRGSGSPFKCIGLGLVQQIKSEKDEELSAGRHRIEELEALAASRQKEIFMLNARLAAAESMTHDVIRDLLGLKLDMNSCANLLDNQQLQMLMEKAQLHNVQEQEVAKLKQQLNEFIKERKGWIAEIDRKQAEMVTTQVAVEKLRQRDQLLTTENEMLKMENLNYKKRTTELDAEVKKLSGQQNLQQRIHHHAKIKEENNILKRQNDELSVKLRKSEALLSRVKQELAQFRIADGRSPCINFDEEQRLNDKLMETETERFQLAQELVSLCTSILKAAGITRPTSEVNLAVAEEALDQLKNRVNALETELEDVKLKFLLFRIE; this comes from the exons ATGTTGAGAGATCTCAAGTTCTTGCGCCGAAACACTGGGAAGGATTCCAGTATAGAGGATGCTGAGAATGTTCCACTGAATCCAAAGGACTCATTGGTTCCTCAGATTGGTTCAGATTCATCATCAAGGCCCCCCTTAAATGTAATTCAAGAACCAGCCCAGGTTTTGAAAGGTGGCTTAGATCAAGAAATGAGTGTTAGGGCCAGTAAAACTGATAGAACCCCTACTAAGTCCACCAAAGCTACAACCTCGGTGCACCTTCGTACACCGGAAAAGCAGGGCAAAAATCGATTCGGTTGGGCCCAGAAAAGTGAATCAAGTTCAAATGCTGCAGAAATGAAGGGTGATGGGAATGGTAATACGCGGACAGTGGCCAATGTTGTAACTCCTCGTTCGACTAGGACTATGGGGAGGGCTAATAATTCCAGTTATTCAGAGTGTAATTCAACTCAAAGCACACCTACAAAGAGTGTGAGCAAGCCTCAAAATCCGGGATTTTGTTTGGCTAGTGGTTCTAGGCCTCCTCCTAGTGGTGGTGCTCGGATGTCCAACTTTGCTGCTCTGTCTAAAGGGATACCAATTTCTTGTAATTCAGTTACTGTTGTCAATTCTGTCGAGGTCCCCCATTTTGAACCCAAGGAGGACCCCTCATTCTGGTTGGAGCACAATGTCCAG GTTTTGATACGTGTACGGCCTCTCAGCAATGCAGAAAAAAGTACTCATGGTTACTCTAGGTGCCTGAAGCAGGAAAGTGCACAAACCATCACCTGGATTGGGCAACCTGAAACACGGTTCACATTTGATCATGTTGCCTGTGAATCAATAGACCAG GAAACACTTTTCAGGTTGGTTGGTTTGTCAATGGTGGAGAACTGCTTATCTGGATACAACAGCTGTATGTTTGCTTATGGGCAG ACAGGAAGTGGGAAGACGCACACAATGCTTGGTGACATTGATGAGCTAGAAATTAAACCCAGCTTAAATCGTGGTATGACGCCACGGATATTTGAGTTCTTGTTTGCAAGAATCAGAGCA GAACAGGAAAGTCGTAAGGATGAGAAATTACGATATCATTGCAAATGTTCATTTTTAGAGATCTATAATGAGCAGATTAGTGATCTCCTTGATCCTTCATCAACAAACTTACAG TTGCGTGAGGATATCAAGAAAGGTGTGTACGTTGAAAATCTATCAGAATTTGAAGTCCAAACTGTTGGTGACATTCTTAGACTTTTGAGACAG GGTTCTTCAAACAGGAAAGTTGCAGCTACCAATATGAACAGAGAAAGCAGCAGGTCACACAGTGTTTTTACATGTGAAATTGAGAGTAGTTGGGAAAAGGACTCCACATGTAATTTCCGTTTCGCACGGCTGAACCTTGTCGATCTTGCTGGTTCTGAAAG GCAAAAGACTTCTGGCGCTGAAGGTGAACGTCTAAAGGAGGCAGCAAATATCAACAAATCGTTATCTACTCTAGG ACATGTAATAATGGTTCTTGTGGATGTTGCAAATGGAAGACCAAGGCATATTCCATATAGAGACTCCAGGCTGACATTTTTGCTTCAG GATTCTCTGGGTGGAAACTCGAAAACAATGATAATAGCCAACGTCAGCCCTTCTATTTG CTCAGCTGCAGAAACACTGAACACTTTAAAGTTTGCTCAGCGAGCAAAGCTCATTCAGAACAAT GCTGTTGTTAATGAAGATACTTCTGGAGATGTTGTCACATTACAAAACCAGATACGGCTTCTTAAG GAGGAGCTTTCTGTTCTCAAACATCAAAATGTATCCCGAGCTTTGACATTTGGTCCACTTATGGTGAATAATACACATGAAGATGGCAGTAGTTGCTATGAAGAAGCATTTGAAATAGATCAGCAGTCTTATTTACTTGATAAAGACAAAGGCAGTCTGAGATTATCTACTAAACAG TTCAAATCATTGGAGACTACACTTGCTGGTGCTTTAAGGAGAGAACAGATGGCAGAAATTTCTATTAAACAACTTGAAGCTGAGATTGAGCAGCTGAACCGTCTG GTGCGTCAAAGGGAGGAAGACACCAGGTGCACAAAGATGATGTTGAAATTCAGGGAAGACAAGATTCAACGATTGGAGTCTCTTCTTGGTGGATTAATGCCAACAGATGCTTACTTATTGGAAGAGAACAGGGAGCTTTCCAATGAAGTTCAGTTGCTTCGAGCTAAAGTAGAAAAAAATCCAGAAGTGACTCGCTTTGCCCTTGAAAACATTAGGCTTCTAGAACAACTTCGAAG ATTTCAGGACTTCTATGAAGAAGGGGAGAGAGAAATGCTATCAGCAGAGGTATCTGAACTTCGGGATCAG TTAATTTTTTCTCTTGACGGGACATTGAAGCAACTTAACCATCTAGACATGAGCATGCTGCCTAAT CAGGGCATAGATGTACCCGAAGAGAATGATTCAGTTCACGAAGAG TTAAAAAGAACACTGTGTGAATTAGAAGAATGCAGGACTAACCTAAACCGCTGCTTAGAGTACAATGCAAAGCTCAGCAG GGAAGTTGAGGATTTGCACTCTTCATTAAGCATTAGTAGATCTGGAGCTGAGGAACAGGATGGCAATATTAAAGTCATTAAG GAGTCCATAACGGAAGCTCCATCTTTCCATAATGAGCCAATAGAGGCTGCTCAGAAAGTGAAGAAAGAAACTTGGCCAGGAAATATGAATGAACAAATAGAAGAAGTTCTTGATTTGCAACTGGAGTTGGATATTCTGAAAGTTATTCTCAAAGAAGAGAGGTCTTACCGTCAGCAAGCCGAGACAAGGGCACAATCCCTGAACAGAGATCTTAGTCTGTCAAAGGAAAAGGTCCTTTTGATAACCAAACAGTGTGATGCTGTGGAAGAAGAACTAAAGGAAGCAAAATCCATCATTGAAGCTCTCGAGTCACAACAAATTCTAGTGATCAATGAGTTAGAGGAACTCAGAAACGCTAACACCCAGAACGTGGAAACTTTGCACAAACAGAAGCTTGAACTCTCTACTCTGAAGGAGCAAACTGGTTGTCAAGATTTCAAAAATCTTCCATCAACTACGCACAATGAAGATTGTTCTTTAGAAGAGAAGCTGAACAAGATGCATGCTTCTCTAGAAAAAGCCAACAGACTCAATAAGTGGTACCAAAGTGACAGAGCATTTCAGGCATCCAATGAAGAACAAATGGATGAGGTCCGTAGGCAGGTTGAGGCTGAAACTGCCGAGGTCATTGTATGCCTGCAGGAAGAACTTTATCTTCTTCAGCAAGAAGTCCAAGCAGGTAATGAGAAAGAGATGGAGACCAAAGAGAGCTTGGCAGTTTTGCAAACTGAAATAAAAGAATTGCAGGAAAAATTATCTTTGATGACCCAAGAAAACACAAAATTGAGCAAATTGCTAGAGaacaaagaaaatgaattagCACAATTGTCTGGAGAATGGGATCTGTTGACCAATGAGATTGAAGCTGTTCTTCAAGGTGGGCATGAGTCCCTTAAAGATGCATCAGATCAACTGACTACTATCTCAAGTTCATTTCCCCAGAAAAGCAGTTGGATTTCTGCTCAATTTGGAAGGATGGCAAAACACATTTTTGAGAAGGAATTGCTGATTGAAGAGCTCAACCATTATTTAGATGTTGCTTCcagtaaaagaaatgaaatggaGTGCATGCTGAGTTCTTTAAGAGGAGCCGCTCTGGTTATGACTGAAGTGCACCAGCAAGAGTGCAGTAGAAAGGACAAAGAGATAATCCAGCTATCTTCCCAGTTGACTGCTGAATCTTCCACGATTCTTGAACTGAATAACAGAATCAAGCACGTCGAGGATCATCTTAGAAATGCTTCAACTTGTGCAACAGTTGCTTTTGTTATTGTGAATCGATTATCTGAGTTGAACTCTAATCATCTTGATGCATTAAAGCATTTGGATAAACAGCTCAAGGAACTAGTAGAAACAAACACTAACAAGGATTGTGTTATTCAGAGTCAGGCTTCGATAATTGGCGAAGCAGAGAAGCAGGTTCAGTCTCTTAAAAAAGACTTAGAAGGGTTGAAGGCAAGCTGCAGTGATCTAAGTCTGAAGCTATCTGAGGAGCAGAAATGCGGTAATGCTTTGAGACTGGAGCTAGAAGACTATGAAGAAAAAACTATCTTGAAAACAGGAGAGAAACTTACAGAGTTCAAAAATGGTGTTTCAGAAGTGAGATCTTACATGAAGGAGTATGTGGAGACAATTGGAAGTTTTGGAGGACATGATTCTACAGAAACTTCTACATGCTTCTCCGTCAATGAAAATGATGACAAACGG ACAGGTATGGAGACAAAAGAAGCTTTCAAATACATGAACTCATGTGCTGACGgagatataatatttaaatcaCCAGGATGTTTTGCTGACCTAGGAAATAACAGAAGTGGTGAGAACATTTTGGAGTGTCAAAATACTTTGAAGGATGTAAACAACAAAGATGCCACCATTATGCTTCTGAAGAAAGAAATAGAATCTGCTCTCGAAAGCTTGAATGGGGTGCAAGCTGAGATGTCCAAATTACGAGATGAGAAAGATAAATTCTACACATCCGAGAAAGAGATCCAGAGGGGCATTGAGTGCATTGTGAATCAGGTAGTTCTTTTGCAGAATGCTATGGATTATTTTGAAGAGGAATCAAAATTCAGGATTGATAGTCTGGAATTTAAGCTACATGGGTTGGAAGAAATTGTGCAGCACTCTTGTAATTCCTGGATCAAGCAAAAAGAG TTGCTTGAGGCAGAGCTTGGGGATGCAAGGGCAGTTTCCACGCAGAAAGACACTGAAGCTTCCTGCATTCTTGCTAAATTTGAAGAGGTCCAAGACACCATGAAAGATGCAGATATAATGATAAATGAACTTATGATagcgaatgaaaccctaaagctTGAGGTTAAAGAGCTCAGGAAAAAGGAGGTTTCGCTAATTTGTGACAGCGATTCCCTTATCAGGCAAGTTCAAAGCTTGCAGATCATAAACGATCAGAAGAATTGCCACCTTGAAGAAGTCGAAAGACAGTtgaaatcagattttgaaacaATGAAGAGCTCAGTAATGGAAATGGAGTTGGTTTTTTCACAGGTCCAAACTGCTTCGATCAAAGATTGTTTGTCTGTAGCCTCTGATTGCCTTTCCATGAGGTCTTACTTTCATGACTCCATAAAGTTAATGAGCTCATGTCTTGAGGACATCTGGTCTGAGATCATTATCAAGGATTCTGCTGTGTCCGTTCTGCACCTTTGTCATTTGGGAATTCTCTTGGAAACAGTGACTggattaaatgcagaaaatggTTTGCTAAGCCGTGGGTTTGGTGAATCTAATGCAGTTATATCTGAGTTGAGAGAGCAGAATATCAAATCAAGGAGAGAGCTTGAGAGTTGCAGAAGTCTTGAGGGCAAGTTATTGGCTGACATCAAAAATAGTTTTGATCGCATATCCAGGAAAGAGGATGAAACTGGGGAACTCAGCATCAAGCTAActacttttgagcaaaagatAATGGATCTACAGTTTCAAGAAGAGTTAATGTTGCAAAGGTCTAACCATATGGGATCAGAACTTGCAGTGCTAATGAAGGAGCTGGATCTCAGTAACCAGAATGTATTGGCATCTTTTCTAGATCGAGAAAGGTTGCTGAAAAAACAGGAGGAAGTATTCCGATCTCAGCAGGACAATTTCATAATGGAAATGTCTGCAagagattttgaatttttgatcaTGTCATTGCAGTTAGAACAAGTGACTGCTATAAAAGCTGACATTGAGAAAGAACAGCAAAGTTCTATTGAAGTTCTTGAGACTTTCAAGGAAGACATGATTTTCCAAGTTATAAATGCAAGAGTAACTGAATCAATCTTGCTTGAGACAGAAGAAGAACATTCTTCTCTACAGAAGGAATTTGAAGTAGCAGGAAAGGAGCTGCAAGCAATGCTGTCAGAGCTTGACAAAAGGAATGCAACAATTTCTCAAATGGAAGATTTCAACAGAACTCTTCTTCTTGATGCTCAGTCACTAAATGAAGTTGCTTCTTTGAATGATAAATTGAAAGGTGAACTTGATGAGGAGATGGaagcaaaaaaaattctgtcaTTCCAGGTTGAGAAACTTAATGCTGAATGTCAGAAATTAATAGTAGACAAGAAGGTGATTGAAGCTGCTCTTGAACTTTCTTCTGGAGAAATCTCTACCCTTCAGCAGCAAAACCAGACATTGCAAAGTAATATTGTCTTGTTGGAAGCAACATCTCTTCAACTTCAGAATGAGCTCCAGATGAACAATTCAGAACTTAGCAAGTTCCACTCCGTCGATGAGATGGAGAAGTCAACTCGTGGGGATATAGCAAAACTCAAAGCAGAAAATTCTTTGCTCCTTCAGGAATTGGAGGAGAAGAAAGCTGAACTTATCTCATCCTTAAGGGAGAAGAACATCCTTGatgttgaaaataaaaaattggaggATTTCATCTCTTCATTGGAAAATCAAACTGCAAAACTGCAGATAGATATGGATGAGGCAAGAGCAGAGGTAAATGAACTCCGCCTTTCTCAGTCTGTAGTCAAAGATGTCATTAAAACAAAAAGCCAGGATTTGCAAATACAAGTTGCTAGAGTCAAGGCTTTGCAAGAAGAGAAAGCTCTCTTGAGAGGTGAACTCAGAGATTACATGAGCAAGGAACGTGAATATCTAAATGCCTCAAGCTCGAAGTTTGTGAGATGTGTTGATTCAGTGGAATATTTGCATGCTGCAGGCAACAATATATGCAGTTTATCCTCTAAAGAAACTCTTTTGTTGGATGATATGTTCCAAGAATTATGTGTCGAGTTTGGAAAGATATCTAGGTTTTTGGAGGATTTTGAAAATCTAGAGAATTTAACTAAAGAGCTTGCATCTGAAACAGCTTCTTTAGAAACTGAGTTACTGAGGAAAGACGAAATTCTTGGCGGACTGCTATTTGATATGAGCTTGTTGCAGGAGTCTGCATCTAATAGTATGGACCACAAAGATGAAATTGAAGCATTGTTGGGTTCTATAAGTTCTTTGGAAGATGAACTCCAATTAAAATCAGACAATCTCAATGAAGCTGTTGCCAGAGGCCAAGAACTTGAAGCTCAGCTGCAGGAGAAAATGAGGATAATATCCTGTTTGGAGTTGGATATTGCAAAAGAACATAAGGCTGTAAGATCACTCAAGAGTGAAAATCTTGAATTGATTGCCAGCATTGAAGATGCTTTAGAAGCTAAGAAGTCCATGGAGGAGGAGTTGGTCGAGAGAAGGAAAGTCAGTGAGAACCTTGAAACTGAGGTTGCTGAAATGGGAATTGCTCTTGCTGAAATGAACATAATGATTGAGTCCTTAAAATGTAATTTGAATGATGTTACTGTTGAAAGGGATGATCTCCATGGGGAAATGCTTGTTTTAAAGAAAGGGCTGGAGATGGCACGAATTAGTGCTGAAGAAAATGGAGCACTTGCTGCAGAAGCTCAAGAG ATGGCAGAAATTAGTAAAGTTAATGTTGAAGGTAAGGAACAGGAGGTGAAGCTATTAGAGCGGTCTGTCGAAGAGCTAGAATGTACGGTCAATGTACTCGAAAATAAG GTCGAGATACTGAAAGGAGAAGCTGAACGGCAAAGACTGCAAAGGGAGGAACTTGAAATGGAACTTCAAGCTATCAGGCAACAGATGCATAGTGTCAAAAGCTGTGATTCTGATATGAAAAG GAAACTtgatgaaaaagagaaaatcctTGAAGAAGCCCTTCAGCGCATCCAAATACTTGAGAGAGAGATAGCTGCAAAAGACGCAGAG ATCTCCAGATGCAGGGGTCACATCTCTGAACTAAATTTGCATGCAGAGGCCCAGGCTTCTGAGTACAAGCAAAAG TTCAAGGTACTGGAAGCTATGTTAGAACAAGTCAAACAGGATGTCCCAGCCATCCATGCATCCGCAAATAAGTTGGAAAAAAATGCTTCAAAGTCTAGGGGCTCTGGTTCCCCTTTTAAATGTATCGGTCTGGGTTTAGTTCAACAGATAAAGTCTGAGAAAGATGAAGAGCTTAGTGCAGGAAGACATCGTATTGAAGAACTTGAGGCCCTAGCTGCAAGTAGACAAAAAGAG ATATTCATGTTGAATGCACGATTAGCTGCTGCAGAAAGCATGACCCATGATGTTATCCGTGATTTGTTGGGTTTAAAGTTGGACATGAATAGTTGTGCG AACTTGCTGGATAATCAACAACTACAAATGCTCATGGAGAAGGCTCAACTACATAATGTTCAG GAGCAGGAAGTAGCTAAGCTGAAGCAGCAGTTGAATGAATTTATCAAGGAGAGGAAAGG ATGGATTGCAGAAATTGATAGAAAACAAGCTGAGATGGTGACTACACAAGTTGCGGTGGAAAAACTGCGCCAGCGAGATCAATTGCTGACAACTGAAAATGAAATGTTGAAG ATGGAGAACCTGAATTATAAGAAGAGGACTACAGAACTAGATGCAGAAGTAAAGAAGTTGTCCGGCCAGCAAAATCTCCAACAGCGAATCCATCATCATGCTAAAATCAAG GAAGAAAACAATATATTGAAGAGGCAGAACGATGAACTTAGTGTGAAGTTGAGAAAATCAGAGGCTTTGCTTTCAAGGGTGAAGCAAGAGCTGGCTCAGTTTCGGATAGCTGATGGGAGAAGTCCCTGCATCAACTTTGATGAGGAGCAACGGTTAAACGACAAGTTGATG GAAACTGAGACAGAGAGATTCCAATTGGCACAGGAGTTAGTCAGCCTATGTACCAGCATACTAAAG GCTGCTGGGATAACAAGGCCAACGTCTGAAGTAAATCTGGCGGTGGCTGAAGAAGCGCTTGATCAGCTCAAGAATAGGGTCAATGCCCTAGAAACAGAATTAGAAGACGTGAAATTAAAG TTTCTCCTTTTCAGAATAGaatga